Proteins encoded in a region of the Nocardia asteroides genome:
- the gatB gene encoding Asp-tRNA(Asn)/Glu-tRNA(Gln) amidotransferase subunit GatB, which translates to MAMSAPTVDLMDYSDVIARFEPVLGMEVHVELSTATKMFCGCPTEFGAEPNTQVCPVCLGLPGSLPVVNQKAVESAIRIGLALNCSITPWGRFARKNYFYPDQPKNYQISQYDEPIATNGHLDVVLDDGSIFRVDIERAHMEEDTGKSVHVGGATGRIHGASHSLLDYNRAGVPLIEIVTKPITGAGERAPEVARAYVTALRDLLKSLGVSDVKMEQGSLRCDANVSLMPVGATEFGTRTETKNVNSLRSVEVAVRYEMRRQGAVLASGGTVVQETRHFHEADGSTSPGRRKETAEDYRYFPEPDLEPVAPDAEWVEQLRGTIPEYPWLRRARIQTDWGLSDEVMRDLVNAGALDLIIATVDAGAPANEARSWWVAYLTEKAKEREVPLDELPITPAQVAEVIKLVDAKTINNKVAKQVVDHVLAGEGDPAQIVEAKGLGMVSDDSALQSEVEKALAANPDIADKIRSGKVQAAGKIVGDVMKATRGQADAARVRELVLAACS; encoded by the coding sequence ATGGCCATGAGCGCACCCACGGTCGACCTGATGGATTACTCGGATGTCATCGCCCGGTTCGAGCCGGTGCTCGGCATGGAGGTCCACGTCGAGCTGTCCACCGCGACGAAGATGTTCTGCGGTTGCCCGACCGAGTTCGGCGCCGAGCCGAACACCCAGGTCTGCCCGGTGTGCCTCGGTCTGCCCGGTTCGCTTCCGGTGGTCAACCAGAAGGCCGTCGAGTCCGCGATCCGGATCGGGCTGGCGCTCAACTGCTCGATCACACCGTGGGGCCGCTTCGCGCGCAAGAACTACTTCTACCCCGATCAGCCGAAGAACTACCAGATCAGCCAGTACGACGAGCCGATAGCCACGAACGGGCACCTGGACGTGGTGCTCGACGACGGCAGCATCTTCCGAGTGGACATCGAGCGCGCGCACATGGAGGAGGACACCGGCAAGTCGGTGCATGTCGGCGGCGCGACCGGTCGCATCCACGGCGCGAGCCACTCCCTGCTGGACTACAACCGCGCCGGCGTGCCGCTGATCGAGATCGTCACCAAGCCGATCACCGGCGCGGGTGAGCGGGCCCCGGAAGTCGCGCGGGCCTACGTCACGGCGCTGCGGGATCTGCTGAAGTCGCTCGGGGTCTCCGACGTGAAGATGGAGCAGGGTTCGCTGCGCTGTGACGCGAACGTCTCCTTGATGCCTGTCGGCGCGACAGAATTCGGCACCCGCACGGAGACCAAGAACGTCAACTCGCTGCGCAGCGTCGAGGTCGCGGTGCGCTACGAGATGCGCAGGCAGGGCGCGGTGCTCGCGAGCGGCGGCACGGTCGTGCAGGAGACCAGGCACTTCCACGAGGCCGACGGCAGCACCTCGCCGGGACGCCGCAAGGAGACCGCCGAGGACTACCGCTACTTCCCCGAGCCCGACCTCGAGCCCGTCGCCCCCGACGCGGAATGGGTCGAGCAGTTGCGCGGCACCATCCCCGAGTACCCCTGGCTGCGCCGCGCGCGCATCCAGACCGACTGGGGCCTGTCCGACGAGGTGATGCGCGACCTGGTCAACGCGGGCGCGCTGGATCTGATCATCGCCACCGTCGACGCGGGCGCCCCGGCCAACGAGGCGCGCTCCTGGTGGGTCGCCTACCTCACCGAGAAGGCCAAGGAGCGCGAGGTCCCGCTGGACGAGCTGCCGATCACCCCCGCCCAGGTCGCCGAGGTGATCAAGCTGGTCGACGCGAAGACGATCAACAACAAGGTGGCCAAGCAGGTCGTCGACCACGTGCTGGCGGGCGAGGGCGATCCGGCGCAGATCGTCGAGGCCAAGGGCCTGGGCATGGTCAGCGACGACAGCGCTTTGCAGTCCGAGGTGGAGAAGGCGCTGGCCGCCAACCCCGACATCGCCGACAAGATCCGCTCCGGCAAGGTCCAGGCCGCGGGCAAGATCGTCGGCGACGTCATGAAGGCCACTCGCGGCCAGGCCGACGCGGCCCGGGTCCGCGAACTCGTGCTCGCCGCCTGTAGCTAG
- a CDS encoding EamA family transporter — MSRAVLTALAPVSWGTTYVVTTELLPPGHPLFAGLLRALPAGLIALALTRRLPHGTWWWKAAVLGVLNIGLLFPLLFLAAERLPGGVAATLAAAQPLVVAVLVLAVLHENPSAWRIGWGAIGVVGVGLVVIGPDAALDPLGVVAGLAAAASMALGLTLTKRWGRPAEAGPTAFAGWQLTAGGLFLLPLTFLVEGPPPPIDPPAALGYLWLGLVGGLIAYVLWFRGIGALPVTSVAVLVLLSPLVAAVLGAILLGQILGPIQLVGFGLALAAIVAGQLPAPTRSSTSTTTHTPERTPR; from the coding sequence ATGTCTCGCGCCGTCCTGACGGCCCTCGCTCCCGTGTCGTGGGGCACGACATATGTCGTCACCACCGAACTCCTGCCACCGGGGCACCCGCTGTTCGCAGGACTTCTGCGCGCGTTGCCTGCCGGTCTGATCGCACTGGCGCTCACACGGAGATTGCCGCACGGGACTTGGTGGTGGAAGGCCGCGGTGCTGGGCGTGCTCAACATCGGGCTGCTGTTCCCGCTGCTGTTCCTCGCCGCCGAACGCCTACCGGGCGGCGTGGCCGCGACCCTGGCGGCGGCGCAGCCGCTCGTCGTAGCCGTCCTGGTCTTGGCAGTCCTGCACGAGAACCCCTCGGCGTGGCGGATCGGCTGGGGCGCGATAGGCGTGGTCGGCGTCGGCTTGGTGGTGATCGGGCCGGACGCGGCGCTCGACCCCCTCGGTGTCGTGGCGGGCCTCGCCGCCGCGGCCTCGATGGCACTCGGCCTGACGCTCACCAAACGGTGGGGACGGCCGGCCGAGGCCGGTCCCACCGCTTTCGCGGGCTGGCAACTCACCGCTGGGGGCCTGTTTCTGCTACCCCTCACGTTCCTGGTCGAGGGGCCGCCTCCCCCGATCGACCCGCCCGCTGCTCTGGGCTACCTCTGGTTGGGTCTGGTCGGCGGACTGATCGCCTATGTCCTCTGGTTCCGCGGCATCGGCGCCTTGCCCGTCACCTCGGTCGCGGTGCTCGTCCTGCTCTCGCCGCTGGTCGCCGCCGTCCTCGGCGCCATCCTGCTCGGCCAGATACTCGGTCCGATCCAACTCGTGGGATTCGGGCTCGCCCTCGCCGCGATCGTCGCGGGACAGCTTCCCGCGCCCACGCGCTCTTCCACCTCCACCACGACCCACACACCTGAAAGGACACCTCGATGA
- a CDS encoding SMP-30/gluconolactonase/LRE family protein: MSIALACVGVAALIPADRPAAHRPVLHAAIDLPAGFQPEGIAIGSLPVAYFGSRADGSIYRASLVTGQGAILSPGPGTPALGLQIDHRGRLFVAGGTGGDARVVDTRTGEVLASYRLATPPDTFVNDVVLTPAGAWFTDSRTPVLYHLPLGHDAALPPVAAVMRRELTGAIRYERGAINANGIVRTPDGTGLIVMQSATGRLFHVDPATGVTRQVDLGAEQLPNGDGLLLRGSTLLVVQNRSNAIAVIALDPTGATGTVVRRVTDPRFDIPTTVAAFGERLYLPNARFTTPPTPTTPYSAVAIDRPRTAGSAASYRRRARVRGPGPRRPGREWPS, from the coding sequence ATCTCGATCGCGCTCGCCTGCGTCGGCGTCGCGGCGCTGATACCCGCGGATCGACCGGCTGCGCACCGTCCGGTGCTCCACGCCGCGATCGACCTCCCCGCAGGGTTCCAGCCGGAGGGTATCGCGATCGGGTCGCTGCCGGTGGCCTACTTCGGCTCGCGGGCGGACGGCTCCATCTACCGCGCCAGCCTGGTGACCGGGCAGGGCGCCATCCTGAGCCCCGGGCCGGGTACACCGGCGCTCGGGCTCCAGATCGACCATCGCGGTCGGCTGTTCGTCGCGGGCGGCACCGGCGGTGACGCTCGCGTCGTGGACACCCGCACGGGCGAGGTGCTGGCCAGCTACCGGCTCGCGACGCCGCCGGACACGTTCGTCAACGACGTGGTTCTCACGCCCGCGGGTGCGTGGTTCACCGACTCGCGCACGCCGGTGCTCTACCACCTCCCCCTCGGCCACGACGCCGCGCTTCCGCCGGTCGCGGCGGTGATGCGACGAGAGCTGACCGGCGCTATCCGTTACGAGCGCGGAGCGATCAACGCCAATGGGATCGTGCGCACGCCCGACGGCACGGGGCTGATCGTCATGCAGTCGGCAACCGGCAGGCTGTTCCACGTCGACCCGGCGACGGGCGTGACGCGGCAGGTCGACCTCGGCGCCGAGCAGCTGCCCAACGGTGACGGCCTGCTCTTACGCGGCAGCACGCTGCTGGTCGTCCAGAACCGGTCCAACGCGATCGCCGTGATCGCACTCGATCCCACCGGCGCGACAGGCACGGTCGTACGGCGCGTCACCGACCCGCGTTTCGACATACCGACGACCGTCGCGGCGTTCGGCGAGCGCCTGTACCTGCCGAACGCCCGCTTCACCACGCCGCCGACGCCCACCACGCCCTACAGCGCCGTCGCGATCGACCGACCTCGAACAGCCGGTTCGGCCGCTAGCTACAGGCGGCGAGCACGAGTTCGCGGACCCGGGCCGCGTCGGCCTGGCCGCGAGTGGCCTTCATGA
- a CDS encoding NAD(P)H-binding protein yields the protein MKIAVVGATGMVGSRVVTEAASRGHELIAVFRRQRPTGLPSGVRAVEGDANDPVRMSELLDGADAIVAATRPAPGHEDTVTATTKALLDAATATRTRILVAGGAAPLRAPGHPDRLVLDSPEYVPEAVRPIAAASLAQWETCRAHPADWIYLSPPALLEPGARTGGYRRGATTLVTRADGTSRISVEDLAVAVLDELENPSASRHFTVGY from the coding sequence ATGAAGATCGCCGTCGTCGGAGCCACCGGCATGGTCGGCTCACGCGTCGTCACCGAAGCCGCGAGCCGAGGTCATGAACTCATCGCCGTATTCCGCAGACAGCGGCCGACCGGCCTGCCTTCCGGAGTGAGGGCCGTCGAAGGCGACGCGAACGACCCCGTCCGGATGAGCGAACTGCTCGACGGCGCCGACGCGATCGTGGCCGCTACCCGTCCGGCTCCCGGGCACGAAGACACCGTCACGGCGACGACCAAGGCGCTGCTGGACGCGGCCACGGCTACCCGGACGCGCATTCTCGTCGCCGGCGGAGCGGCCCCGCTTCGGGCCCCAGGGCATCCCGACCGGCTCGTTCTCGACAGCCCGGAGTACGTGCCGGAAGCCGTCCGCCCGATCGCCGCCGCCAGCCTCGCGCAGTGGGAGACCTGCCGAGCACACCCGGCCGACTGGATCTATCTCAGCCCTCCCGCCCTCCTCGAACCCGGAGCGCGCACCGGTGGCTACCGGCGCGGTGCCACCACCCTCGTCACCCGCGCCGACGGCACGTCCAGGATCTCGGTCGAAGATCTCGCCGTGGCCGTTCTCGACGAGCTCGAGAATCCCAGCGCGAGCAGACATTTCACCGTCGGCTACTGA
- a CDS encoding LysR family transcriptional regulator: MELQQMRYVVAVAETNSFTRAAERCLVVQSALSHQIARLERELGARLFERTSRRVRLTPAGAAFLPAARQCLDAAERAAAEVAAAVGEVRGRLAVGLIPTVAAVDVPDALREFRLRHPHVRISLRVGASEELVEKVEQGALDVAFLGLPTTARPRGVAAQELARDRLVAVVAPDHPLAGEPTIDLRRLSTEVFVDLPAGTAGRLQSDQAFSAAGLDRDVAFEVTSADYIARLVRPGLAVAMLPSAFAPQLEGVVTIEVADAPARVEYVIWNRTRTPAATAFLAILGIPAQDRPDS, translated from the coding sequence ATGGAACTCCAGCAGATGCGCTACGTCGTCGCCGTCGCCGAGACCAACAGCTTCACCCGGGCGGCCGAACGATGTCTGGTCGTCCAGTCCGCCCTCAGTCACCAGATCGCGCGCTTGGAACGGGAACTGGGCGCGAGACTGTTCGAGCGCACCAGCCGCCGGGTGCGCCTGACACCGGCCGGCGCCGCGTTCCTCCCGGCCGCCCGCCAGTGCCTGGACGCCGCCGAGCGCGCGGCCGCCGAGGTCGCCGCGGCGGTGGGAGAGGTTCGCGGACGGCTCGCCGTGGGCCTCATCCCCACCGTCGCCGCTGTCGATGTCCCGGATGCGTTGCGCGAGTTCCGCCTGCGGCACCCGCACGTGCGCATCAGCCTGCGGGTGGGCGCGAGCGAGGAACTGGTCGAGAAGGTCGAGCAAGGAGCCCTCGACGTGGCCTTCCTCGGCCTGCCGACCACCGCGCGACCCCGAGGTGTCGCCGCCCAGGAACTCGCCCGCGACCGGCTGGTCGCCGTGGTCGCGCCGGACCATCCCCTCGCCGGCGAGCCGACGATCGATCTTCGCAGGTTGTCCACCGAGGTCTTCGTGGACCTGCCGGCCGGGACAGCCGGACGCCTCCAATCCGACCAAGCCTTCTCGGCCGCCGGTCTCGACCGGGACGTCGCCTTCGAAGTGACCAGCGCGGACTACATCGCTCGCCTCGTCAGACCCGGCCTGGCCGTGGCCATGCTCCCCTCCGCCTTCGCGCCACAGCTGGAGGGCGTAGTCACCATCGAAGTAGCCGACGCACCGGCTCGCGTCGAATACGTCATCTGGAACCGCACCCGCACACCCGCGGCAACTGCCTTCCTCGCCATTCTCGGCATCCCCGCACAAGATCGACCCGACTCCTGA